The following proteins come from a genomic window of Takifugu rubripes chromosome 11, fTakRub1.2, whole genome shotgun sequence:
- the golim4a gene encoding Golgi integral membrane protein 4a isoform X2: MGNGVCSRRQRRIFQCLLLVTVVCGMFYGGMMSYEMHKQLRRTEAMALKYQQHQESLSAQLQVVYEHRSRLEKSLQKERLEHKKAKEDYLSYKLEAQQSINKEKQDSISRLNSLQVQHQILKNQHEDLKKQYYDLQDQHQAQGDDHNRQLDEHRERYDKLQQIKELEVSQLKDSMFNLREENKQLRKAHHDIHTQLQDAQVRHQDLKAAHDQLALNLQDHKSALAAAQVQVDEYKQLKESLNAASNLGQHHPNTPQHQSVAVDTPESRIHEAEKTRVLDLPNKDKPGHFLDQEESESRLGELGQSDKEGEAERRRELEEEEMAQAGKPEKLEEDLDQPQQEEDEQPEPQQPDENTADQKRGRSQQSLHQQDTPLEHMKSPFDQHLEAQRAEERRRIQLRQADLQLQREREQRLKEEQQHTDTNREEQQRRTAYENMDTDIVQGEEDHHTDDEDRDTHLLNEEEEEEEMKVEQKVPPHQQAVIDGELDPEDDPNNQGEDEFDEAEDEQPQHRVTEEEDEEEPAALGQHRDTHSHQEPPAPAVEEELVMAGNPDQQEDTVDDQYQEDLEDEAQEDVAGGQKRDVMEEDPYNEDNIEQKRPKKVEDQENEEDNYEEEEEEVENHVVRVNKGTNRRAEM; this comes from the exons ATGGGAAACGGGGTTTGTTCCCGGAGGCAGCGGAGGATCTTCCAGTGTCTCCTGTTGGTCACCGTGGTCTGTGGAATGTTCTACGGGGGGATGATGTCCTACGAGATGCACaaacagctgaggaggaccGAGGCGATGGCGCTGAAgtaccagcagcaccaggagtcCCTGTCGGCGCAGCTCCAAG tggTGTATGAACATCGGTCCAGGTTAGAGAAGTCTCTTCAGAAAGAGCGTTTAGAGCACAAAAAAGCCAAAGAAG attaCCTGTCCTACAAATTGGAAGCACAGCAGTCAATTAACAAGGAGAAG CAAGACTCCATCAGCAGACTGAACTCTCTACAAGTGCAGCACCAGATCCTGAAG AATCAGCACGAGGATCTGAAGAAGCAGTATTATGACCTGCAGGACCAGCACCAGGCCCAGGGTGACGACCACAACCGGCAGCTGGACGAACACCGAGAGCGCTATGACAAACTGCAGCAGATCAAAGAGCTGGAAGTCTCCCAACTCAAAG ACAGTATGTTTAACctgagggaggaaaataaacagcTGAGGAAAGCTCATCATGACATTCACACCCAGCTCCAGGATGCCCAG GTTCGTCATCAGGACCTGAAGGCGGCCCACGACCAGCTGGCTCTGAACCTACAAGACCACAAAAGtgctctggctgcagctcag GTGCAGGTGGATGAATACAAGCAGCTGAAGGAGTCCCTGAATGCAGCCTCTAATCTGGGCCAGCATCACCCCAACACTCCTCAGCACCAGTCAGTAGCTGTTGACACACCAGAGTCCCGCATTCATGAAGCCGAGAAGACCAGAGTCCTGGACCTGCCAAATAAAGATAAGCCAGGACACTTCCTGGACCAAGAGGAATCTGAATCCAGG TTGGGGGAGCTCGGCCAGTCAGACaaggagggagaggcagagaggaggagggagctggaggaagaggagatggcTCAAGCAGGCAAGCctgagaagctggaggaggatctAGACCAaccacagcaggaggaagatgagcagccagaaccacaacagcctgATGAGAACACTGCGGACCAAAAGAGGGGTCGTTCTCAGCAG agcctccatcagcaggacacCCCATTGGAACACATGAAGTCACCCTTTGACCAACACCTTGAAGCTCAACGGGCCGAGGAGCGTAGGCGGATCCAACTGAGGCAGGCGGACCTGCAgctacagagagagagggagcagaggctgaaggaggagcagcagcacacagacaccaacagagaggagcagcaaaG GAGGACGGCGTATGAGAATATGGACACTGACATTGTTCAAGGAGAAGAGGATCATCACAccgatgatgaag acagagacacacacctgctgaatgaagaagaggaggaggaagagatgaaggtggagcagaaagtCCCACCACATCAACAG GCCGTCATAGATGGTGAGCTGGACCCTGAGGATGACCCCAACAACCAAGGAGAAGATGAGTTTGATGAGGCAGAGGATGAGCAGCCGCAGCACAGGGtcactgaggaggaggatgaagaggagccagcagctctgggccagcacagagacacacactcccaccaaGAGCCACCAGCgccagctgtggaggaggaactggTG ATGGCTGGAAACCCGGACCAACAGGAAGATACGGTGGACGACCAGTACCAGGAGGACTTGGAGGATGAG GCTCAAGAGGATGTGGCTGGTGGGCAGAAAAgagatgtgatggaggaggatcCATACAATGAGGACAACATTGAACAG AAGCGACCAAAAAAAGTGGAAGACCAAGAGAACGAGGAAGACAActatgaagaggaagaggaggaagtggagaatCATGTTGTCCGAGTGAATAAGGGAACAAACAGGAGGGCAGAGATGTAA
- the golim4a gene encoding Golgi integral membrane protein 4a isoform X1, with amino-acid sequence MGNGVCSRRQRRIFQCLLLVTVVCGMFYGGMMSYEMHKQLRRTEAMALKYQQHQESLSAQLQVVYEHRSRLEKSLQKERLEHKKAKEDYLSYKLEAQQSINKEKQDSISRLNSLQVQHQILKNQHEDLKKQYYDLQDQHQAQGDDHNRQLDEHRERYDKLQQIKELEVSQLKDSMFNLREENKQLRKAHHDIHTQLQDAQVRHQDLKAAHDQLALNLQDHKSALAAAQVQVDEYKQLKESLNAASNLGQHHPNTPQHQSVAVDTPESRIHEAEKTRVLDLPNKDKPGHFLDQEESESRLGELGQSDKEGEAERRRELEEEEMAQAGKPEKLEEDLDQPQQEEDEQPEPQQPDENTADQKRGRSQQSLHQQDTPLEHMKSPFDQHLEAQRAEERRRIQLRQADLQLQREREQRLKEEQQHTDTNREEQQSLSYGAGNRRTAYENMDTDIVQGEEDHHTDDEDRDTHLLNEEEEEEEMKVEQKVPPHQQAVIDGELDPEDDPNNQGEDEFDEAEDEQPQHRVTEEEDEEEPAALGQHRDTHSHQEPPAPAVEEELVMAGNPDQQEDTVDDQYQEDLEDEAQEDVAGGQKRDVMEEDPYNEDNIEQKRPKKVEDQENEEDNYEEEEEEVENHVVRVNKGTNRRAEM; translated from the exons ATGGGAAACGGGGTTTGTTCCCGGAGGCAGCGGAGGATCTTCCAGTGTCTCCTGTTGGTCACCGTGGTCTGTGGAATGTTCTACGGGGGGATGATGTCCTACGAGATGCACaaacagctgaggaggaccGAGGCGATGGCGCTGAAgtaccagcagcaccaggagtcCCTGTCGGCGCAGCTCCAAG tggTGTATGAACATCGGTCCAGGTTAGAGAAGTCTCTTCAGAAAGAGCGTTTAGAGCACAAAAAAGCCAAAGAAG attaCCTGTCCTACAAATTGGAAGCACAGCAGTCAATTAACAAGGAGAAG CAAGACTCCATCAGCAGACTGAACTCTCTACAAGTGCAGCACCAGATCCTGAAG AATCAGCACGAGGATCTGAAGAAGCAGTATTATGACCTGCAGGACCAGCACCAGGCCCAGGGTGACGACCACAACCGGCAGCTGGACGAACACCGAGAGCGCTATGACAAACTGCAGCAGATCAAAGAGCTGGAAGTCTCCCAACTCAAAG ACAGTATGTTTAACctgagggaggaaaataaacagcTGAGGAAAGCTCATCATGACATTCACACCCAGCTCCAGGATGCCCAG GTTCGTCATCAGGACCTGAAGGCGGCCCACGACCAGCTGGCTCTGAACCTACAAGACCACAAAAGtgctctggctgcagctcag GTGCAGGTGGATGAATACAAGCAGCTGAAGGAGTCCCTGAATGCAGCCTCTAATCTGGGCCAGCATCACCCCAACACTCCTCAGCACCAGTCAGTAGCTGTTGACACACCAGAGTCCCGCATTCATGAAGCCGAGAAGACCAGAGTCCTGGACCTGCCAAATAAAGATAAGCCAGGACACTTCCTGGACCAAGAGGAATCTGAATCCAGG TTGGGGGAGCTCGGCCAGTCAGACaaggagggagaggcagagaggaggagggagctggaggaagaggagatggcTCAAGCAGGCAAGCctgagaagctggaggaggatctAGACCAaccacagcaggaggaagatgagcagccagaaccacaacagcctgATGAGAACACTGCGGACCAAAAGAGGGGTCGTTCTCAGCAG agcctccatcagcaggacacCCCATTGGAACACATGAAGTCACCCTTTGACCAACACCTTGAAGCTCAACGGGCCGAGGAGCGTAGGCGGATCCAACTGAGGCAGGCGGACCTGCAgctacagagagagagggagcagaggctgaaggaggagcagcagcacacagacaccaacagagaggagcagcaaaG CCTGTCTTATGGTGCTGGTAACAGGAGGACGGCGTATGAGAATATGGACACTGACATTGTTCAAGGAGAAGAGGATCATCACAccgatgatgaag acagagacacacacctgctgaatgaagaagaggaggaggaagagatgaaggtggagcagaaagtCCCACCACATCAACAG GCCGTCATAGATGGTGAGCTGGACCCTGAGGATGACCCCAACAACCAAGGAGAAGATGAGTTTGATGAGGCAGAGGATGAGCAGCCGCAGCACAGGGtcactgaggaggaggatgaagaggagccagcagctctgggccagcacagagacacacactcccaccaaGAGCCACCAGCgccagctgtggaggaggaactggTG ATGGCTGGAAACCCGGACCAACAGGAAGATACGGTGGACGACCAGTACCAGGAGGACTTGGAGGATGAG GCTCAAGAGGATGTGGCTGGTGGGCAGAAAAgagatgtgatggaggaggatcCATACAATGAGGACAACATTGAACAG AAGCGACCAAAAAAAGTGGAAGACCAAGAGAACGAGGAAGACAActatgaagaggaagaggaggaagtggagaatCATGTTGTCCGAGTGAATAAGGGAACAAACAGGAGGGCAGAGATGTAA
- the golim4a gene encoding Golgi integral membrane protein 4a isoform X3: protein MTCRTSTRPRVTTTTGSWTNTESAMTNCSRSKSWKSPNSKPQMLSRTMLCPVFDVSGFGLADSMFNLREENKQLRKAHHDIHTQLQDAQVRHQDLKAAHDQLALNLQDHKSALAAAQVQVDEYKQLKESLNAASNLGQHHPNTPQHQSVAVDTPESRIHEAEKTRVLDLPNKDKPGHFLDQEESESRLGELGQSDKEGEAERRRELEEEEMAQAGKPEKLEEDLDQPQQEEDEQPEPQQPDENTADQKRGRSQQSLHQQDTPLEHMKSPFDQHLEAQRAEERRRIQLRQADLQLQREREQRLKEEQQHTDTNREEQQSLSYGAGNRRTAYENMDTDIVQGEEDHHTDDEDRDTHLLNEEEEEEEMKVEQKVPPHQQAVIDGELDPEDDPNNQGEDEFDEAEDEQPQHRVTEEEDEEEPAALGQHRDTHSHQEPPAPAVEEELVMAGNPDQQEDTVDDQYQEDLEDEAQEDVAGGQKRDVMEEDPYNEDNIEQKRPKKVEDQENEEDNYEEEEEEVENHVVRVNKGTNRRAEM from the exons ATGACCTGCAGGACCAGCACCAGGCCCAGGGTGACGACCACAACCGGCAGCTGGACGAACACCGAGAGCGCTATGACAAACTGCAGCAGATCAAAGAGCTGGAAGTCTCCCAACTCAAAG cctcagatgCTCAGCAGGACAATGTTGTGTCCGGTCTTTGACGTGTCTGGCTTTGGGCTTGCAGACAGTATGTTTAACctgagggaggaaaataaacagcTGAGGAAAGCTCATCATGACATTCACACCCAGCTCCAGGATGCCCAG GTTCGTCATCAGGACCTGAAGGCGGCCCACGACCAGCTGGCTCTGAACCTACAAGACCACAAAAGtgctctggctgcagctcag GTGCAGGTGGATGAATACAAGCAGCTGAAGGAGTCCCTGAATGCAGCCTCTAATCTGGGCCAGCATCACCCCAACACTCCTCAGCACCAGTCAGTAGCTGTTGACACACCAGAGTCCCGCATTCATGAAGCCGAGAAGACCAGAGTCCTGGACCTGCCAAATAAAGATAAGCCAGGACACTTCCTGGACCAAGAGGAATCTGAATCCAGG TTGGGGGAGCTCGGCCAGTCAGACaaggagggagaggcagagaggaggagggagctggaggaagaggagatggcTCAAGCAGGCAAGCctgagaagctggaggaggatctAGACCAaccacagcaggaggaagatgagcagccagaaccacaacagcctgATGAGAACACTGCGGACCAAAAGAGGGGTCGTTCTCAGCAG agcctccatcagcaggacacCCCATTGGAACACATGAAGTCACCCTTTGACCAACACCTTGAAGCTCAACGGGCCGAGGAGCGTAGGCGGATCCAACTGAGGCAGGCGGACCTGCAgctacagagagagagggagcagaggctgaaggaggagcagcagcacacagacaccaacagagaggagcagcaaaG CCTGTCTTATGGTGCTGGTAACAGGAGGACGGCGTATGAGAATATGGACACTGACATTGTTCAAGGAGAAGAGGATCATCACAccgatgatgaag acagagacacacacctgctgaatgaagaagaggaggaggaagagatgaaggtggagcagaaagtCCCACCACATCAACAG GCCGTCATAGATGGTGAGCTGGACCCTGAGGATGACCCCAACAACCAAGGAGAAGATGAGTTTGATGAGGCAGAGGATGAGCAGCCGCAGCACAGGGtcactgaggaggaggatgaagaggagccagcagctctgggccagcacagagacacacactcccaccaaGAGCCACCAGCgccagctgtggaggaggaactggTG ATGGCTGGAAACCCGGACCAACAGGAAGATACGGTGGACGACCAGTACCAGGAGGACTTGGAGGATGAG GCTCAAGAGGATGTGGCTGGTGGGCAGAAAAgagatgtgatggaggaggatcCATACAATGAGGACAACATTGAACAG AAGCGACCAAAAAAAGTGGAAGACCAAGAGAACGAGGAAGACAActatgaagaggaagaggaggaagtggagaatCATGTTGTCCGAGTGAATAAGGGAACAAACAGGAGGGCAGAGATGTAA
- the LOC105418248 gene encoding uncharacterized protein, protein MSESSSGVNTLTDGVPKSSSSWSSDLVYAPRCVDPRPDSGLGSTPLPSSRFCFVSWQHLNHCDVTGDQLTCPRVREGPSEDQLFEGEVAEACLDRKRRKDEGQNWEERLQENWENCLELNLSYQDLGDPFQSENFLRILHRLIRAEKLQLVSNSLTDLSSVCLPRCKMLNLQQNHLVGLRQLPKLPVVEHLCLSENAIRSLGGLGALGKASLRSLSLLHNPVSFTPNYRARVFTCLPMLEVLDGIPKLLEDFAPSRLLFPESTRICNIL, encoded by the exons ATGTCCGAAAG CTCTTCAGGTGTGAACACCCTCACAGACGGTGTCCCCAAATCCAGCTCTTCGTGGTCCTCTGACCTCGTGTATGCGCCCCGCTGCGTCGACCCGAGGCCTGATTCTGGACTCGGGTCTACTCCT cttcccTCAAGTCGCTTCTGCTTTGTGTCGTGGCAACATCTCAACCACTGTGATGTCACAGGGGATCAGCTGACATGCCCCAGGGTCAGAGAAG GACCTTCAGAGGATCAACTGTTTGAAGGAGAGGTGGCTGAGGCCTGTTTAGatagaaagaggaggaaggacgAAGGGCAGAACTGGGAGGAGCGACTGCAGGAGAACTGGGAAAACTGTCTG GAGTTGAACCTGTCCTACCAGGACTTGGGTGATCCTTTTCAGTCTGAAAATTTCCTCCGGATCCTCCACCGACTCATCCGTGCGGAGAAACTGCAGCTGGTCTCAAACTCGCTCACTGACCTGAGTTCTGTATGCCTGCCAAG GTGCAAAATGctaaacctgcagcagaaccatctGGTGGGTCTGCGCCAGCTGCCAAAGCTCCCCGTGGTGGagcatctctgtctgtctgagaaTGCCATTAGGTCCTTGGGTGGACTTGGAGCTCTGGGAAAGGCTTCACTCCGTTCGCTCAGTCTGCTCCACAACCCAGTTTCCTTCACACCGAACTATCGTGCACG GGTTTTTACCTGTTTGCCAATGTTGGAGGTCCTAGATGGAATTCCAAAGCTCTTAGAAGACTTTGCACCCTCAAGACTGCTTTTCCCAGAAAGTACCAGGATCTGCAACATTTTATGA
- the serpini1 gene encoding neuroserpin, with protein sequence MSMLDILSPLVLLTLMLQCHYCHGTDVPEDPTAEFSVRLYHLLQAGGDQDNIIFSPLSVAVALGMVGLGARGVSLEQIRKVAGFSHLVSGGEFSLLQNLTAPLADKEAHHVVRFANILFLQQGVTFNPEFLHLMKKYFKAHVEMVDFSQSAAVAKQINTWVENHTESMIRELMSAEDVSGITRLMLVNAIYFRGSWKIQFRPENTRTFSFSKDDGSEVQTQMMYQQGDFYYGEFSDGSQEAGGMYQVLEMPYEGEDLSMMIVLPRQEVPLSSLEPIIKAPLLEEWANNVKLQKVEVYLPRFKMEQKIDLRKTLQELGIKSVFSTEADLSSMIAGKDLYIGKAVQKAYLEVTEEGLEGAVGSGLVALTRTLVLYPQVMADHPFFFVIRDRRTGSILFMGRVMTPDVIDATGPDFDSL encoded by the exons ATGTCTATGTTAGACATTCTGTCCCCTCTCGTTCTCCTCACTTTGATGCTACAATGCCATTACTGCCATGGTACAGACGTGCCGGAGGACCCCACAGCAGAGTTCTCTGTCAGACTGTACCACCTGCTGCAGGCAGGAGGCGATCAAGACAACATCATTTTCTCCCCTCTGAGTGTAGCTGTCGCCCTGGGCATGGTGGGGCTGGGAGCCAGGGGGGTGTCTCTGGAGCAGATCCGAAAGGTTGCAGGGTTCAGCCACCTGGTGTCAG GTGGAGAGTTCTCACTGCTTCAGAACCTCACAGCACCTCTGGCCGATAAGGAAGCTCACCATGTGGTCCGCTTCGCCAACAtcctcttcctgcagcagggTGTTACCTTTAACCCTGAGTTTCTGCACTTGATGAAGAAGTACTTCAAGGCCCATGTGGAAATGGTAGACTTCAGTCAGTCAGCAGCCGTGGCCAAGCAGATCAACACTTGGGTGGAAAACCATACAGAAA GTATGATCCGAGAGCTGATGTCGGCTGAGGACGTCAGCGGCATCACCCGCCTCATGCTGGTGAATGCCATCTATTTCAGGGGCTCCTGGAAAATCCAGTTCAGGCCAGAAAACACCAGAACCTTCTCCTTCAGCAAAGATGACGGCTCTGAGGTCCAGACGCAGATGATGTACCAACAGGGAGACTTCTACTATG GCGAGTTCAGTGACGGCTCACAGGAAGCGGGGGGGATGTACCAGGTGTTGGAGATGCCGTACGAGGGGGAAGACTTGTCCATGATGATCGTGCTTCCACGTCAGGAGGTGCCTCTGTCTTCCCTGGAGCCAATCATCAAGgcgcccctgctggaggaatGGGCCAACAACGTAAAGCTGCAGAAGGTGGAAGTCTACCTGCCACG CTTcaaaatggagcagaaaattGACCTGAGGAAGACTCTGCAGGAGCTTGGGATAAAGAGCGTCTTCTCCACAGAAGCTGATCTTTCTTCCATGATAG CTGGTAAAGATCTGTACATCGGGAAGGCAGTTCAGAAGGCTTACCTGGAGGTGACCGAGGAGGGTTTGGAGGGAGCCGTCGGCTCAG GTCTAGTCGCCCTGACCCGGACCCTGGTGCTGTACCCGCAAGTTATGGCTGATCACCCCTTCTTCTTTGTCATTAGAGACCggaggacag GGTCCATCCTCTTCATGGGCAGGGTCATGACCCCTGATGTTATCGATGCCACTGGCCCGGACTTTGACTCCCTGTAA